A genomic region of Luteibacter aegosomatissinici contains the following coding sequences:
- a CDS encoding DUF2147 domain-containing protein, translating to MKHLIRTAAALAFATAALPALAATDSPVGKWKTIDDKTHEVKSIVEITENHGLLEGKVLQVLKSDKGPHPVCDECDGDRKGKPIEGMTIMWGLKKSGDEWSGGQILDPAKGKIYKVTLTLVDGGQKLDVHGYIGFSLLGRSQEWVRAE from the coding sequence ATGAAGCACCTGATCCGTACCGCCGCCGCCCTCGCCTTCGCGACCGCAGCCCTCCCCGCCCTTGCCGCCACCGATTCCCCGGTGGGCAAGTGGAAGACCATCGACGACAAGACCCACGAGGTGAAGTCCATCGTCGAGATCACCGAGAACCACGGCCTGCTGGAAGGCAAGGTCCTGCAGGTGCTCAAGTCCGACAAGGGCCCGCACCCGGTCTGCGACGAGTGCGATGGCGACCGCAAGGGCAAGCCCATCGAAGGCATGACCATCATGTGGGGCCTGAAGAAGAGCGGCGATGAATGGTCCGGCGGCCAGATCCTGGACCCGGCCAAGGGCAAGATCTACAAGGTCACCCTCACCCTGGTCGATGGCGGCCAGAAGCTGGACGTCCACGGCTATATCGGTTTCTCGCTGCTCGGCCGCAGCCAGGAATGGGTCCGCGCCGAGTAA
- a CDS encoding HIT domain-containing protein, which produces MSATFELDARLAGDTVVVGDLPLCRVLLMRDQRFAWLVLVPRHAGLVEVADLAEADRAALWREVDQAGAALRTVAPCDKLNIGALGNIVRQLHVHVVARVEGDAAWPGPVWGSGKAEPYADIEGMAERMRRALVLG; this is translated from the coding sequence ATGAGCGCGACGTTCGAACTGGATGCGCGGCTCGCCGGCGATACCGTCGTCGTCGGCGATCTGCCGCTGTGCCGGGTACTGCTGATGCGAGACCAGCGGTTTGCGTGGCTGGTGCTGGTGCCGCGGCACGCTGGGCTGGTCGAGGTGGCGGATCTGGCGGAAGCCGACCGGGCCGCGCTGTGGCGCGAGGTGGACCAGGCCGGTGCGGCGCTCCGCACCGTGGCGCCGTGCGACAAGCTCAATATTGGAGCGCTGGGAAACATCGTGCGGCAGCTGCACGTGCACGTGGTAGCGCGGGTGGAGGGGGATGCCGCGTGGCCGGGGCCGGTTTGGGGGTCCGGGAAGGCTGAGCCTTATGCGGATATCGAGGGGATGGCTGAACGGATGCGTCGCGCCCTGGTGCTGGGCTGA
- a CDS encoding DUF3025 domain-containing protein — MRYVAPTREQLDRRVLAVPPLAHWSEFSALVASDAWPETAGLNALLPADAGIRFVAQDRALLDDGLHYEERIARGAVATREANWHDLFNAFVWLRYPALKRALNARQVAEIARMGPRERSRPQCALTHFDEAGIIVTLRDATMLAAWDRHDWHTLFWVHRDAWLCGDARAEVFGHALLEHALTPEKLLVGKALVVLGDGDAAAVCAHAIARGDVLNDPQELRPLPVSGVPGWLEDTGSEAFYTTAPCFQPIRAGRMYPPALRGA; from the coding sequence ATGCGTTACGTGGCACCCACGCGCGAGCAGCTTGATCGCCGCGTATTGGCCGTGCCGCCGCTGGCGCACTGGAGTGAATTCTCTGCGCTCGTTGCGAGTGATGCCTGGCCGGAAACGGCCGGGCTGAACGCCTTGTTGCCAGCCGATGCGGGGATTCGGTTCGTTGCCCAGGATCGTGCGTTGCTGGATGACGGCCTGCATTACGAAGAGCGCATTGCACGCGGCGCCGTCGCCACGCGCGAGGCGAACTGGCACGATCTCTTCAACGCCTTCGTGTGGCTGCGCTACCCGGCGCTGAAGCGCGCGCTCAACGCACGCCAGGTGGCCGAGATTGCCCGAATGGGCCCGCGTGAGCGCTCCCGCCCGCAGTGTGCGCTTACGCATTTCGATGAGGCGGGCATCATCGTGACCTTGCGTGATGCCACCATGCTGGCCGCGTGGGATCGGCACGACTGGCACACGTTGTTCTGGGTTCATCGCGATGCATGGCTGTGTGGCGACGCCCGCGCGGAGGTCTTCGGGCATGCGCTGCTTGAGCACGCATTGACCCCGGAAAAGCTGCTGGTCGGCAAGGCGCTCGTGGTGCTTGGCGACGGGGATGCCGCCGCCGTGTGCGCGCACGCCATTGCACGGGGCGACGTGCTCAACGATCCACAGGAGCTGCGGCCGTTGCCGGTTTCCGGCGTGCCGGGTTGGCTCGAGGACACGGGAAGCGAAGCGTTTTACACCACGGCCCCGTGTTTCCAGCCGATAAGGGCAGGGCGGATGTACCCGCCTGCCCTGAGGGGCGCTTAG
- a CDS encoding dienelactone hydrolase family protein — protein MGRTLILDTSRPHESMDAYLAEPEGTPKGGIVVIQEIFGVNAHIRSVADRFAADGYVAIAPALFDPVEKGVETGYDQEGMTKGVKMVAELGLLRPQQDVGIAAAWLADTYKVKVGTVGYCWGGTVAMLAALRLGLPSSSYYGSRDVPFLTEPARANVIFHFGERDHSIPPEMVEKHRELKPEMDTWVYPADHGFNCDVRASYDEPSATLAWERTLAFFGRELA, from the coding sequence ATGGGTCGTACCCTGATCCTCGACACATCCCGCCCCCACGAAAGCATGGATGCGTACCTCGCTGAGCCAGAGGGCACGCCGAAAGGTGGCATCGTCGTCATCCAGGAGATTTTCGGCGTCAACGCTCATATCCGCAGCGTGGCCGATCGATTCGCGGCGGACGGCTATGTGGCCATCGCTCCCGCATTGTTCGATCCCGTCGAGAAAGGCGTGGAAACGGGCTACGACCAGGAAGGCATGACCAAGGGCGTGAAGATGGTGGCCGAACTGGGCCTGCTGCGGCCCCAGCAGGATGTGGGCATCGCGGCGGCGTGGCTGGCGGATACCTACAAGGTAAAGGTCGGCACCGTGGGTTACTGCTGGGGTGGCACCGTGGCCATGCTGGCCGCCCTGCGCCTGGGCCTGCCCTCCTCCAGCTATTACGGCTCGCGCGATGTCCCGTTTCTGACCGAGCCGGCCAGGGCCAATGTCATTTTCCACTTTGGCGAGCGTGACCACTCCATCCCGCCTGAGATGGTGGAGAAGCACCGCGAACTGAAGCCAGAGATGGATACCTGGGTGTACCCGGCTGACCATGGCTTCAACTGCGATGTTCGGGCCAGCTACGACGAGCCGAGCGCCACGCTCGCGTGGGAGCGCACCCTGGCCTTCTTCGGCCGCGAACTGGCATGA
- the apbC gene encoding iron-sulfur cluster carrier protein ApbC, which yields MSQASETLVRGVLDRVIDPHSGQPLSTSIRAVGVDGDRVSVDIQLGYPAEGYVAQAAADAKAALEAEPGITAAAVSVGWRVHAHKVQGQLAPMPGVKNIIAVASGKGGVGKSTVSVNLALALTAEGARVGLLDADIYGPSQQRMLGLSGKPVSPDGKSIEPMKAHGLQAMSIGVLIEEDTPMIWRGPMVTQALMQLLNDTRWEELDYLIIDLPPGTGDIQLTLSQKVPVSGAVIVTTPQDIALLDARKALGMFRKVEVPVLGVIENMATHVCTNCGHEEHIFGHGGGARMAEEAGIAFLGELPLDIRIRQQADDGKPTVVAMPDSDLAARYRAIARGAAAKLSLQAKNKAISFPKIVIQNT from the coding sequence ATGTCCCAGGCCAGCGAAACCCTTGTGCGCGGCGTGCTCGACCGCGTCATCGACCCTCATTCCGGACAGCCCCTGAGCACCTCCATTCGCGCCGTGGGCGTGGATGGCGACCGCGTGTCGGTCGATATCCAGCTCGGCTATCCGGCCGAGGGCTACGTGGCCCAGGCCGCCGCCGACGCGAAGGCGGCCCTCGAGGCTGAGCCGGGGATCACGGCGGCCGCCGTCTCCGTGGGCTGGCGCGTCCATGCCCATAAGGTGCAGGGCCAGCTCGCCCCCATGCCGGGTGTGAAGAACATCATCGCCGTGGCCTCGGGCAAGGGCGGTGTCGGCAAATCCACGGTATCCGTGAACCTGGCCCTGGCCCTGACGGCCGAAGGTGCCAGGGTCGGCCTGCTCGACGCCGATATCTACGGCCCGAGCCAGCAGCGGATGCTGGGCCTGTCCGGCAAGCCGGTGTCGCCCGACGGCAAGAGCATCGAGCCGATGAAGGCCCATGGCCTCCAGGCCATGTCTATCGGCGTGCTGATCGAGGAAGACACCCCGATGATCTGGCGCGGCCCGATGGTCACCCAGGCCCTCATGCAGCTCCTGAATGACACGCGCTGGGAAGAGCTCGATTACCTGATCATCGACCTGCCGCCGGGCACCGGCGATATCCAGCTGACCCTGTCGCAGAAGGTGCCTGTCTCCGGTGCGGTCATCGTCACCACGCCGCAGGACATCGCCCTGCTGGATGCCCGCAAGGCGCTGGGCATGTTCCGCAAGGTGGAAGTGCCGGTGCTGGGCGTCATCGAGAACATGGCCACCCACGTCTGCACGAACTGCGGACACGAGGAGCACATCTTCGGCCACGGCGGCGGCGCGCGCATGGCGGAAGAGGCCGGCATCGCTTTCCTGGGTGAGCTCCCGCTGGATATCCGCATCCGTCAGCAGGCTGACGATGGCAAGCCCACCGTGGTCGCCATGCCGGATTCTGATCTCGCGGCGCGCTACCGGGCGATCGCCCGTGGGGCGGCGGCGAAGCTCTCGCTGCAGGCGAAGAACAAAGCGATCTCGTTCCCGAAGATCGTCATCCAGAACACCTGA
- the rimO gene encoding 30S ribosomal protein S12 methylthiotransferase RimO, whose amino-acid sequence MSQAAQSQKIGFVSLGCPKALVDSERILTQLKVEGYEIVPSYGEADAVVVNTCGFIDSAVQESLDAIGEALHENGKVIVTGCLGKRSELIRESYPDVLAISGPQDYASVMGAVHAALPPTRNKFLDLVPDTGVKLTPKHYAYLKISEGCNHRCSFCIIPSMRGDLVSRPVDQVLMEAEKLVKGGVKELLVISQDTSAYGVDTRYAEREWRGKPYRTRMTELCEGLSELGAWTRLHYVYPYPHVDEIMPLMADGKILPYLDIPFQHASPRILKLMKRPGNVDKTLERIQNWRRQVPDLTIRSTFIVGFPGETDQEFSELLDFLREAELDRVGAFAYSPVDGAKANDLPGQIDEELKEDRLEQFMAVQAEISAAKLQRKVGKTIKVLVDEIDAEGAWGRSSADAPEIDGAVRIDDGQLLKPGQFVDVLVEEADAHDLYGRLA is encoded by the coding sequence ATGTCCCAGGCCGCCCAGTCCCAGAAGATCGGCTTCGTTTCGCTCGGCTGCCCCAAGGCCCTGGTCGATTCCGAACGCATCCTCACCCAGCTCAAGGTCGAGGGCTACGAGATCGTGCCCAGCTACGGCGAGGCCGATGCCGTGGTGGTGAACACCTGCGGCTTCATCGATTCGGCGGTGCAGGAATCGCTCGATGCTATCGGCGAAGCCCTGCATGAGAATGGCAAGGTGATCGTCACCGGTTGCCTGGGCAAGCGCTCGGAGCTGATCCGGGAAAGCTACCCCGATGTGCTCGCGATCAGCGGCCCGCAGGATTACGCCTCGGTGATGGGCGCGGTGCACGCCGCGCTGCCGCCCACGCGCAACAAGTTCCTCGATCTGGTGCCAGATACCGGCGTGAAGCTCACGCCCAAGCACTACGCGTACCTCAAGATTTCCGAAGGCTGCAACCACCGCTGCAGCTTCTGCATCATCCCGTCGATGCGCGGCGATCTCGTCAGCCGCCCGGTGGACCAGGTGCTGATGGAAGCGGAGAAGCTGGTGAAGGGCGGCGTGAAGGAGCTGCTGGTGATCTCGCAGGACACCAGCGCCTATGGTGTCGATACGCGCTACGCCGAGCGCGAGTGGCGCGGCAAGCCGTACCGCACGCGCATGACCGAGTTGTGCGAAGGCCTCTCGGAGCTGGGCGCGTGGACGCGCCTGCACTACGTGTACCCGTACCCGCACGTCGACGAGATCATGCCGCTCATGGCGGATGGCAAGATCCTCCCGTACCTGGATATCCCGTTCCAGCACGCCAGCCCGCGCATCCTCAAGCTGATGAAGCGCCCCGGCAATGTCGACAAGACGCTGGAGCGTATCCAGAACTGGCGCCGCCAGGTGCCGGATCTCACCATCCGCAGCACCTTCATCGTCGGCTTCCCGGGCGAAACGGACCAGGAGTTCAGCGAGCTGCTCGATTTCCTGCGCGAAGCCGAGCTCGATCGCGTGGGCGCGTTCGCCTATTCGCCGGTCGATGGCGCCAAGGCCAACGACCTTCCGGGCCAGATCGATGAAGAACTGAAGGAAGACCGCCTGGAGCAGTTCATGGCGGTGCAGGCCGAGATCTCGGCCGCCAAGCTGCAGCGCAAGGTCGGCAAGACCATCAAGGTGCTGGTCGATGAGATCGATGCCGAGGGTGCGTGGGGCCGTTCCAGCGCCGATGCGCCCGAGATCGATGGCGCCGTGCGTATCGATGACGGCCAGCTGCTGAAGCCGGGCCAGTTTGTCGATGTGCTGGTGGAAGAGGCCGACGCGCACGACCTTTACGGTCGCCTGGCGTAA
- the dcd gene encoding dCTP deaminase produces MSIKSDKWIRRMAEQHGMIEPYAPGQVKERDGHRLVSYGTSSYGYDVRCADEFKVFTNINSTIVDPKAFDKGSFVDVKSDVCIIPPNSFALARTVEYFRIPRNVLTICLGKSTYARCGIIVNVTPLEPEWEGHVTLEFSNTTPLPAKIYANEGVAQMLFLESDEVCEVSYADRGGKYQGQRGVTLPST; encoded by the coding sequence GTGAGCATCAAGTCCGACAAGTGGATCCGCCGCATGGCCGAGCAGCACGGCATGATCGAGCCGTACGCGCCTGGCCAGGTCAAGGAGCGCGACGGCCACCGCCTGGTGTCCTACGGCACGTCCAGCTACGGCTACGACGTCCGCTGCGCCGACGAGTTCAAGGTGTTCACCAACATCAACTCCACCATCGTCGACCCGAAGGCCTTTGATAAGGGCAGCTTCGTCGATGTGAAGTCCGATGTGTGCATCATTCCGCCGAATTCGTTTGCCCTTGCGCGCACGGTTGAGTACTTCCGCATCCCGCGCAACGTGCTCACCATCTGCCTGGGCAAGAGCACCTATGCCCGCTGCGGCATCATCGTGAACGTGACCCCGCTCGAACCGGAGTGGGAAGGCCACGTGACGCTGGAGTTCTCGAACACCACGCCGCTGCCCGCAAAAATCTACGCCAACGAGGGTGTGGCGCAGATGCTCTTCCTCGAATCCGACGAGGTTTGCGAAGTGTCGTACGCCGACCGCGGCGGCAAGTACCAGGGCCAGCGCGGCGTGACCCTGCCAAGCACCTGA
- a CDS encoding RnfABCDGE type electron transport complex subunit B: protein MTPTLADRIDHLLPQTQCEQCGFHGCRPYAEAIATGEAPINRCPPGGALGIARLAALLDQPVIPLDTSRGAEKPRMLARVIEADCIGCTKCIQACPVDAILGAAKVMHVVMSDLCTGCELCVPACPVDCITLDPMPLAQADDRAHADAARAHFQRREVRLARERAARDEQLAASKRDVGAPAARNAVLEALARAKAKKKDSP, encoded by the coding sequence ATGACGCCAACGCTTGCCGATCGCATCGACCACCTGCTGCCGCAGACCCAGTGCGAGCAATGCGGGTTCCATGGCTGCCGCCCGTATGCCGAGGCTATCGCCACGGGCGAGGCACCGATCAACCGGTGCCCGCCAGGCGGTGCACTGGGGATCGCACGGCTGGCGGCACTGCTCGATCAGCCCGTCATCCCGCTCGATACCTCGCGCGGCGCGGAAAAGCCCCGCATGCTCGCGCGGGTGATCGAGGCTGACTGCATCGGTTGCACCAAATGCATCCAGGCTTGCCCCGTGGATGCCATCCTGGGCGCGGCCAAGGTGATGCATGTGGTCATGAGCGACCTGTGCACCGGCTGCGAGCTGTGCGTGCCCGCCTGCCCGGTCGATTGCATCACGCTCGATCCCATGCCGCTGGCGCAGGCTGATGACCGCGCCCATGCCGATGCCGCCCGCGCGCACTTCCAGCGCCGCGAGGTTCGATTGGCGCGCGAGCGTGCCGCGCGCGATGAACAACTGGCCGCAAGCAAGCGCGATGTCGGCGCGCCTGCAGCCCGCAACGCCGTACTCGAAGCCCTGGCCCGCGCCAAAGCCAAGAAGAAGGATTCGCCGTGA
- a CDS encoding SulP family inorganic anion transporter, with protein MRTYFSQGLFGRDLLGSVVVFLVALPLCMGIAIASGMPPSAGLITGIVGGIVVGAIAGSPLQVSGPAAGLAVLVFELVREHGVAALGPVVLLAGLIQVVAGLCKVGVWFRMTSPAVVAGMLSGIGILIVASQSHVLMDAIPMARGLENFAALPGAAFEAVTGAGEGQGMTALLIGLGTIGIMLGWEKLRPAKLRFVPGALLAVIAMTLTAQLGALDVKRVDVPANLFSAVSLPSMGSLFGLFDSALLVAAVTFAFIASAETLLSAAAVDRMHDGARTQYDRELTAQGVGNMICGFLGALPMTGVIVRSAANVQAGSATRMATILHGTWLLGFVMLLPWLMRMTPVSCLAGILVFTGVKMVNPKQIKDLAAYGKGTAAVYVATTVAIVATDLLTGVIVGFGLSLFRLALLSSKLKMDVKHHDEPGHATLHLEGSATFLKVPTMARTLEGVPPNTRLQVSMDQLLHVDQASLELLREWGRNASKRGCELIVDWQELNRRVEGNRQAA; from the coding sequence ATGCGCACTTATTTCTCCCAGGGCCTGTTTGGCCGCGACCTCCTTGGTTCGGTGGTCGTTTTTCTTGTCGCACTGCCGTTGTGCATGGGTATTGCCATCGCATCGGGCATGCCGCCCAGCGCCGGCCTCATCACGGGTATCGTGGGCGGTATCGTCGTAGGCGCCATTGCCGGTTCGCCGCTGCAGGTCAGCGGCCCGGCGGCGGGCCTCGCGGTCCTGGTGTTTGAACTGGTGCGCGAGCACGGCGTGGCCGCCCTTGGTCCCGTCGTGCTCCTTGCCGGCCTGATCCAGGTGGTGGCCGGATTGTGCAAGGTCGGTGTGTGGTTCCGCATGACCTCGCCGGCCGTGGTGGCCGGCATGCTGTCCGGCATCGGTATCCTGATCGTGGCGTCGCAGTCGCACGTGCTGATGGATGCCATCCCCATGGCCCGTGGCCTGGAGAACTTCGCGGCGCTTCCGGGGGCGGCCTTCGAGGCCGTGACTGGTGCGGGTGAAGGGCAGGGCATGACCGCACTGTTGATTGGTCTTGGCACGATCGGCATCATGTTGGGCTGGGAGAAGCTGCGCCCGGCCAAGCTACGCTTTGTGCCAGGCGCATTGCTGGCGGTGATCGCCATGACGCTGACCGCCCAGCTGGGCGCGTTGGATGTGAAGCGCGTGGATGTGCCGGCCAACCTGTTCTCGGCGGTGAGCCTGCCGAGCATGGGTAGCCTGTTCGGTCTGTTCGATAGTGCCCTGCTGGTGGCGGCGGTGACGTTCGCATTCATCGCCAGTGCCGAGACGCTGCTTTCCGCCGCCGCGGTGGATCGCATGCACGATGGTGCACGCACGCAGTACGACCGTGAGCTGACGGCACAGGGCGTGGGCAACATGATCTGCGGCTTCCTCGGCGCGCTGCCGATGACTGGCGTGATCGTGCGTAGTGCGGCCAATGTGCAGGCCGGCTCCGCCACGCGCATGGCTACCATCCTGCACGGTACCTGGCTGCTGGGCTTCGTCATGCTTCTGCCGTGGCTGATGCGCATGACCCCGGTATCGTGCCTGGCCGGCATCCTCGTGTTTACCGGCGTGAAGATGGTGAACCCGAAGCAGATCAAGGATCTTGCTGCCTACGGCAAGGGCACCGCCGCGGTCTATGTCGCGACCACGGTGGCCATTGTCGCTACCGATCTGCTTACCGGTGTCATCGTTGGCTTCGGTCTGTCGCTGTTCCGCCTGGCGCTGCTATCGTCCAAGCTGAAGATGGACGTGAAGCACCACGACGAGCCTGGCCATGCCACGCTGCACCTGGAAGGCTCTGCCACGTTCCTGAAGGTACCGACCATGGCTCGTACGCTGGAAGGCGTGCCGCCGAACACCCGCCTGCAGGTGTCGATGGACCAGCTTCTGCACGTGGACCAGGCGTCGCTGGAACTGCTGCGCGAGTGGGGCCGCAATGCTTCCAAGCGTGGCTGCGAGCTGATCGTGGATTGGCAGGAGTTGAACCGCCGCGTGGAAGGTAACCGCCAGGCGGCGTAA
- the nth gene encoding endonuclease III yields the protein MKKADIIEMFTRLRELNPHPKTELEYTTPFELLSAVALSAQATDVGVNKATRKLFPVANTPQKILKLGLEKLKSYISTIGLYNNKAKNLIAMSQILVDQYGGEVPESREALESLPGVGRKTANVVLNTAFGQPTIAVDTHIFRVANRTGLAPGPDVRKVEDKLEKVIPKEFIQDAHHWLILHGRYVCKARKPECPTCAIVDLCAYKQKTRA from the coding sequence GTGAAGAAGGCCGACATCATCGAGATGTTCACCCGCCTGCGCGAGCTGAATCCGCATCCGAAAACGGAACTCGAATACACCACGCCGTTCGAGCTCCTGTCCGCCGTGGCGCTGTCCGCGCAGGCCACCGATGTGGGCGTGAACAAGGCCACGCGCAAGCTCTTTCCCGTGGCGAACACGCCACAAAAGATCCTGAAGCTTGGCCTGGAAAAGCTGAAGAGCTATATCAGCACGATCGGCCTGTACAACAACAAGGCGAAGAACCTGATCGCCATGAGCCAGATCCTCGTCGACCAGTACGGCGGCGAGGTGCCCGAATCACGCGAGGCGCTGGAATCGCTGCCGGGTGTTGGCCGCAAGACCGCGAACGTTGTACTCAACACGGCGTTTGGCCAGCCCACGATCGCGGTGGATACGCACATCTTTCGCGTCGCCAACCGCACCGGCCTGGCGCCTGGCCCGGATGTGCGCAAGGTGGAAGACAAGCTGGAAAAGGTGATCCCGAAGGAATTCATCCAGGACGCCCACCACTGGCTGATCCTGCATGGGCGCTACGTATGCAAGGCGCGCAAACCGGAATGCCCCACCTGCGCCATCGTGGATCTCTGCGCGTACAAGCAGAAAACCAGAGCCTGA
- the metG gene encoding methionine--tRNA ligase — protein MARRILVTNALPYANGPLHLGHMLGYIEADVWARAQRMQGNEVWYVAGEDAHGTPIMLAAEKVGKTPEEYIAGIRASHEADFTDFHFSYDQYHTTHSPENQEIATAIYLKLREGGYIARRDIQQLYDPTRDMFLPDRYIKGTCPVCGTPDQYGDNCENCGATYAPTELLNPYSVMSGATPILRDSEHYFFELGKFEQLLRDWFAGKLTGGKRVADSSVAAKLAEWIDGGLRDWDISRDAPYFGFPIPDAPGKFFYVWLDAPVGYLASFKALCERKGLAFDDFLGKDSTAEMHHFIGKDIINFHGLFWPAMLHGADLRVPTALHVNGYLTVNGAKMSKSRGTFIQARTYLDSGLDPEALRYYFATMLGPQPVDVDLDLKSFEERVNSHLVGKWANIASRTAGFVNTHFAGKLADRFDDEATTLWGELLAQYEGVETLYEADEYAEVTRRFVAMSDAVNGYIAAKAPWVIARDEARRDELQQVCTFALNAFRLLSGLLKPIIPVTVAAAETFLGGPIESFADARRELFGHTVNAFSPLFGRLDPKKIEAMVDASKESLSPAEQAREAAKADAKKTKPKEAPKAMTDTAAAPADTATISIDDFAKLDLRIGKVLACEFVEGSDKLLRFELDAGPLGKRQIFSGIRAAYGEPETLVGRNVVFIANLAPRKMRFGLSEGMILSAGDGGADLFLLDADQGAAPGATVR, from the coding sequence ATGGCCCGCCGCATCCTCGTCACCAACGCCCTCCCCTACGCCAATGGCCCGCTGCACCTGGGCCACATGCTTGGCTATATCGAAGCCGATGTCTGGGCGCGGGCGCAGCGAATGCAGGGCAACGAGGTGTGGTACGTGGCCGGCGAAGACGCCCACGGCACACCGATCATGCTGGCCGCCGAAAAGGTCGGTAAGACGCCCGAGGAATACATCGCGGGCATTCGCGCGAGCCACGAAGCGGATTTCACCGATTTCCACTTCAGCTACGACCAGTACCACACCACGCACTCGCCGGAGAACCAGGAGATCGCCACGGCGATTTACCTGAAACTGCGCGAGGGCGGCTACATCGCGCGCCGCGATATCCAGCAGTTGTACGACCCCACCCGCGACATGTTCCTGCCCGATCGCTACATCAAGGGCACCTGCCCGGTGTGCGGTACGCCCGACCAGTACGGCGACAACTGCGAGAACTGCGGCGCGACTTACGCGCCTACCGAGCTGTTGAACCCGTACTCGGTGATGTCCGGCGCCACGCCCATCCTGCGCGATTCGGAACACTACTTCTTCGAGCTGGGCAAGTTCGAGCAGCTGCTGCGCGACTGGTTCGCCGGCAAGCTCACCGGTGGCAAGCGCGTGGCCGACAGCAGCGTGGCCGCGAAGCTCGCCGAGTGGATCGATGGTGGCCTGCGCGACTGGGATATCTCCCGCGACGCGCCCTACTTCGGCTTCCCGATCCCCGACGCACCGGGCAAGTTCTTTTATGTCTGGCTCGACGCGCCGGTCGGCTATCTCGCCTCGTTCAAGGCACTGTGCGAGCGCAAGGGCCTGGCGTTCGATGATTTCCTCGGCAAGGACAGCACCGCCGAGATGCACCACTTCATCGGCAAGGACATCATCAATTTCCACGGCCTGTTCTGGCCGGCGATGCTGCACGGCGCGGATCTGCGCGTGCCCACCGCCCTGCACGTCAACGGCTACCTGACGGTGAACGGCGCGAAGATGTCCAAATCGCGCGGCACCTTCATCCAGGCGCGTACCTACCTGGATTCGGGGCTCGACCCGGAAGCGCTGCGCTACTACTTCGCCACCATGCTCGGCCCGCAGCCGGTCGATGTGGACCTGGACCTGAAGTCGTTCGAGGAGCGGGTGAACTCGCACCTGGTCGGCAAGTGGGCGAACATCGCCAGCCGCACCGCAGGCTTCGTGAACACGCACTTCGCCGGCAAGCTGGCCGATCGTTTTGACGACGAGGCCACCACGCTGTGGGGCGAACTGCTCGCGCAGTACGAGGGTGTCGAGACCCTGTACGAAGCGGATGAATACGCGGAAGTCACCCGCCGCTTCGTCGCCATGTCCGATGCGGTGAACGGCTACATCGCCGCGAAGGCTCCGTGGGTTATCGCCAGGGACGAAGCACGCCGCGATGAGCTGCAGCAGGTCTGCACGTTCGCGCTGAATGCGTTCCGCCTTCTTTCGGGCCTGCTCAAGCCGATCATCCCGGTGACCGTCGCCGCGGCCGAGACCTTCCTCGGCGGCCCCATCGAATCGTTTGCCGACGCACGCCGCGAGCTGTTCGGCCATACCGTCAACGCCTTCTCGCCGCTGTTCGGCCGCCTGGATCCCAAGAAGATCGAAGCGATGGTCGACGCATCGAAGGAATCGCTCAGCCCCGCCGAGCAGGCCCGAGAGGCCGCCAAGGCGGACGCCAAGAAAACCAAGCCCAAAGAAGCACCGAAAGCCATGACTGATACCGCCGCCGCTCCCGCCGATACCGCCACCATCTCGATCGACGATTTCGCCAAGCTCGACCTGCGCATCGGCAAGGTGCTCGCCTGCGAGTTCGTGGAGGGGTCGGACAAGCTGCTGCGCTTCGAGCTGGATGCAGGCCCGCTGGGCAAGCGCCAGATCTTCTCGGGCATTCGCGCCGCGTATGGCGAGCCGGAAACGCTCGTGGGCCGCAACGTGGTCTTCATCGCCAACCTCGCGCCGCGCAAGATGCGCTTCGGCCTGTCCGAGGGCATGATCCTTTCCGCCGGTGACGGCGGTGCGGATCTGTTCCTGCTGGATGCCGACCAGGGTGCGGCACCGGGCGCCACCGTTCGCTAA